Part of the archaeon BMS3Bbin15 genome, GTTTCAGGGGGAATTTCCTGTGTTTTATGAATTCAATGCCAAGAGGAGCACTTTTTATGAGATATTTAATCTTGTTTCCAAAACTTTCTTTACTCCTGAAGGTTGCCTTGAGCATGAGCATAGGTTCAAACAATCTACCAAGATTATAAACTATTTCATTGAAACTGGTGTAGAATGCTTGACCTTTTGTATTTCCGCTCGAATTGCTGTATTTTATGGAAATGCTTTTAATGGCTGCCATAACATCTGTAATTTTAACATCCCTGGGACAGCGCATCTGGCACAGGTAGCAGGATGCGCATATAAAAGGTGTAGTGGCATTGAGCACCTTTTCACGCATTCCAAATGCTACCATCCTGATTATCTGTCTGGGTGTATAGTCCATATCTTCCACGCTGGGACAGCCACCGGTGCATGTACCACATTGATAACAGGCACTTAAACCTTCTCCACCAGCCTGAATAACTTCAAACTTAAACTCAGGGTCCAGGCCCTTTATTGCAGCTTTGTTATGAGAATCTTCCACCAACTTAATGCCTCCTGATGGATCTATCATTATTTTTCATTATACATTTTAAACTTTTGGATAACCAATATAAAAATTTTGCAGAAGACAGGC contains:
- a CDS encoding succinate dehydrogenase iron-sulfur subunit, which produces MVEDSHNKAAIKGLDPEFKFEVIQAGGEGLSACYQCGTCTGGCPSVEDMDYTPRQIIRMVAFGMREKVLNATTPFICASCYLCQMRCPRDVKITDVMAAIKSISIKYSNSSGNTKGQAFYTSFNEIVYNLGRLFEPMLMLKATFRSKESFGNKIKYLIKSAPLGIEFIKHRKFPLKPQKVESIEEVRKIYENVRRMEAEK